The following are from one region of the Oncorhynchus tshawytscha isolate Ot180627B linkage group LG24, Otsh_v2.0, whole genome shotgun sequence genome:
- the LOC112237625 gene encoding tripartite motif-containing protein 5-like isoform X1 yields MQSLGLMPLKEGISPPPSPAAKMMKECLQFFIEPAQKIKIRLKESRKKGTDEKKEPLVESQLFIMELARELNRLCQRSKVLAHIWTSEDNWPPSVCRHFIVEWAAVLEKRGELRSMQTEKRDWKTGGEYDMGTHKRVIMDWTHQLRNRPEPSIWPGEPVLMMLDDLEFQWQRGRLPNLLPALELVMWVVLSADSPDKEDVTKQWLIRKQRSQKIDAARYIPHNVWNWICDAAEEVTLDPKTANPDLFLSDDDKRMRCGLERRDIPNCSRRFDGWWFCALGSEGYISGRHYWEVEVGDRDWRLGVAKGSAQRKGYSPLNTQTGYLTLRLERGSDLKALTVPATPLAQMLVPRKVGVYLDYEQGQLSFYDVEKRSHIYTYNETFKERLFPVFGTVEVMRDLVIRPAQTREPCLCPGPCLW; encoded by the exons atgcagagcctcggtctgatgccattaaaag agggcatttctccccccccctccccagctGCCAAGATGATGAAGGAGTGCCTCCAGTTCTTCATCGAGCCGGCCCAAAAAATCAAGATCCGCCTCAAG GAGTCTCGTAAGAAAGGGACAGATGAGAAGAAAGAACCTTTAGTGGAGAGTCAGCTGTTCATAATGGAACTGGCCAGGGAACTCAACAGACtgtgccag AGGTCGAAGGTCTTAGCCCACatctggaccagtgaagacaactGGCCTCCCAGTGTGTGTAGACACTTCATAGTGGAGTGGGCTGCCGTGCTGGAGAAGAGAGGCGAG CTGAggagcatgcagacagagaagagggactgGAAGACAGGGGGAGAGTATGACATGGGAACCCACAAACGGGTCATCATGGACTGGACACACCAGCTCAGAAACAGACCAGAG cccAGTATCTGGCCCGGTGAGCCCGTATTGATGATGTTGGATGATCTGGAGTTCCAGTGGCAGAGGGGGCGTCTGCCGAACCTTCTCCCAGCCCTGGAgctggtcatgtgggtggtgctGAGTGCAGACAGCCCtgacaag GAGGACGTAACCAAGCAGTGGCTGATCCGAAAACAGAGGAGTCAGAAGATTG ATGCAGCCCGCTACATTCCCCACAACG TATGGAACTGGATCTGTGATGCTGCAGAGGAAGTGACCCTTGACCCCAAGACAGCCAACCctgacctcttcctctctgatgacGACAAGCGAATGCGCTGTGGCCTGGAGCGGCGAGACATCCCTAACTGCAGTCGCCGCTTCGACGGCTGGTGGTTTTGCGCTCTGGGAAGCGAGGGCTACATCTCCGGGCGCCATTACTGGGAAGTTGAAGTGGGAGACCGGGACTGGCGGCTGGGCGTGGCTAAAGGCTCCGCCCAGAGGAAGGGTTACAGTCCCCTCAACACACAGACGGGCTACCTCACCCTGAGGCTGGAGAGGGGCTCAGACCTCAAGGCGCTGACGGTGCCCGCCACGCCACTGGCCCAGATGCTGGTCCCCAGAAAGGTAGGGGTCTACCTGGACTATGAGCAGGGCCAGCTCTCCTTCTACGATGTGGAGAAGAGGTCCCACATCTACACGTACAACGAGACCTTCAAAGAGAGACTGTTCCCCGTGTTTGGGACTGTAGAGGTGATGAGGGATCTGGTGATCAGGCCTGCACAGACCAGGGAACCCTGCCTCTGCCCTGGACCCTGTCTCTGGTGA
- the LOC112237625 gene encoding butyrophilin subfamily 1 member A1-like isoform X2, translating into MMKECLQFFIEPAQKIKIRLKESRKKGTDEKKEPLVESQLFIMELARELNRLCQRSKVLAHIWTSEDNWPPSVCRHFIVEWAAVLEKRGELRSMQTEKRDWKTGGEYDMGTHKRVIMDWTHQLRNRPEPSIWPGEPVLMMLDDLEFQWQRGRLPNLLPALELVMWVVLSADSPDKEDVTKQWLIRKQRSQKIDAARYIPHNVWNWICDAAEEVTLDPKTANPDLFLSDDDKRMRCGLERRDIPNCSRRFDGWWFCALGSEGYISGRHYWEVEVGDRDWRLGVAKGSAQRKGYSPLNTQTGYLTLRLERGSDLKALTVPATPLAQMLVPRKVGVYLDYEQGQLSFYDVEKRSHIYTYNETFKERLFPVFGTVEVMRDLVIRPAQTREPCLCPGPCLW; encoded by the exons ATGATGAAGGAGTGCCTCCAGTTCTTCATCGAGCCGGCCCAAAAAATCAAGATCCGCCTCAAG GAGTCTCGTAAGAAAGGGACAGATGAGAAGAAAGAACCTTTAGTGGAGAGTCAGCTGTTCATAATGGAACTGGCCAGGGAACTCAACAGACtgtgccag AGGTCGAAGGTCTTAGCCCACatctggaccagtgaagacaactGGCCTCCCAGTGTGTGTAGACACTTCATAGTGGAGTGGGCTGCCGTGCTGGAGAAGAGAGGCGAG CTGAggagcatgcagacagagaagagggactgGAAGACAGGGGGAGAGTATGACATGGGAACCCACAAACGGGTCATCATGGACTGGACACACCAGCTCAGAAACAGACCAGAG cccAGTATCTGGCCCGGTGAGCCCGTATTGATGATGTTGGATGATCTGGAGTTCCAGTGGCAGAGGGGGCGTCTGCCGAACCTTCTCCCAGCCCTGGAgctggtcatgtgggtggtgctGAGTGCAGACAGCCCtgacaag GAGGACGTAACCAAGCAGTGGCTGATCCGAAAACAGAGGAGTCAGAAGATTG ATGCAGCCCGCTACATTCCCCACAACG TATGGAACTGGATCTGTGATGCTGCAGAGGAAGTGACCCTTGACCCCAAGACAGCCAACCctgacctcttcctctctgatgacGACAAGCGAATGCGCTGTGGCCTGGAGCGGCGAGACATCCCTAACTGCAGTCGCCGCTTCGACGGCTGGTGGTTTTGCGCTCTGGGAAGCGAGGGCTACATCTCCGGGCGCCATTACTGGGAAGTTGAAGTGGGAGACCGGGACTGGCGGCTGGGCGTGGCTAAAGGCTCCGCCCAGAGGAAGGGTTACAGTCCCCTCAACACACAGACGGGCTACCTCACCCTGAGGCTGGAGAGGGGCTCAGACCTCAAGGCGCTGACGGTGCCCGCCACGCCACTGGCCCAGATGCTGGTCCCCAGAAAGGTAGGGGTCTACCTGGACTATGAGCAGGGCCAGCTCTCCTTCTACGATGTGGAGAAGAGGTCCCACATCTACACGTACAACGAGACCTTCAAAGAGAGACTGTTCCCCGTGTTTGGGACTGTAGAGGTGATGAGGGATCTGGTGATCAGGCCTGCACAGACCAGGGAACCCTGCCTCTGCCCTGGACCCTGTCTCTGGTGA